In Alkaliphilus flagellatus, one DNA window encodes the following:
- a CDS encoding FAD binding domain-containing protein, translated as MKRFEYFKPKSLQEASELLLQYAGEGHILNGGTDVIVRMHEGLSAPKAIIDIKGINRLKEITYDEKEGLVIGACATMYEMEQNRNLVEKYRVLAEASHTVGSCQVRNRATMVGNITNASPLADTATPLLAMDAIVKVFGPEGQREISIHDFFVWVRKTCLKEGEIVTGVKLPAFGEKVFGSYQKHARRDEVDLSTVCASVVKVDSSIRIALGSVAPTPIRARKAEAFLLGKELTEKIIQEAAEIAVSETTPIGDIRASKEYRQEIIKVLVTRGLKEITTM; from the coding sequence TGAATTATTATTACAGTATGCTGGTGAAGGCCACATACTAAACGGCGGTACAGATGTGATTGTAAGAATGCATGAAGGACTAAGTGCACCTAAGGCCATAATTGATATCAAAGGGATTAATAGACTAAAAGAAATTACCTACGATGAAAAGGAAGGATTAGTAATTGGAGCCTGTGCAACTATGTATGAAATGGAGCAAAATAGAAATCTAGTGGAGAAATATCGTGTTTTAGCAGAGGCTAGTCATACAGTAGGGTCTTGCCAAGTAAGAAACCGTGCCACAATGGTAGGAAATATTACAAATGCGTCTCCTTTAGCAGATACAGCAACTCCACTATTGGCTATGGATGCTATAGTAAAGGTTTTTGGTCCAGAAGGACAACGAGAAATTTCAATTCATGATTTCTTTGTTTGGGTAAGGAAAACCTGTCTAAAAGAGGGAGAGATTGTTACAGGCGTAAAACTACCTGCATTTGGGGAAAAGGTTTTCGGTAGCTACCAAAAACATGCAAGGAGAGATGAAGTAGATCTATCTACAGTTTGTGCTTCTGTGGTGAAGGTAGACAGTTCTATACGGATTGCCCTAGGATCTGTAGCTCCAACTCCTATTCGTGCAAGAAAGGCAGAAGCTTTCCTTCTAGGAAAGGAATTAACAGAGAAAATAATTCAGGAAGCAGCTGAGATTGCTGTAAGTGAGACAACACCAATAGGTGATATTCGAGCATCTAAGGAATATAGACAAGAAATTATTAAGGTACTTGTAACAAGAGGATTAAAAGAAATTACAACCATGTAG
- a CDS encoding (2Fe-2S)-binding protein: MKYDISFILNNEQVHISVDPHKTLLDMIREDLDLTGAKEGCGAGECGACTVLVNNRPVNACLMLAVEADGQEIITIEGLSTGEELDELQESFIDHAALQCGYCTPGMIMSAKALLMKNPTPTETEVKKAISGNLCRCTGYKKIIEAVMDVVNKNQQ, encoded by the coding sequence TTGAAATATGATATTAGCTTTATTTTAAATAACGAACAAGTACATATCAGTGTAGACCCACATAAAACACTTTTAGACATGATACGGGAAGATTTGGATTTAACTGGTGCTAAGGAAGGCTGTGGTGCTGGAGAATGTGGAGCTTGTACGGTCCTAGTAAATAATAGACCTGTAAACGCATGTTTAATGCTAGCTGTAGAAGCAGATGGCCAGGAAATTATAACTATTGAGGGACTATCAACAGGAGAAGAATTAGATGAACTACAAGAATCATTTATAGACCATGCAGCACTACAATGTGGGTATTGCACACCTGGCATGATTATGTCAGCTAAAGCGCTATTAATGAAAAATCCCACACCTACAGAGACAGAAGTAAAAAAGGCTATTAGTGGAAACTTATGTAGATGTACAGGATATAAGAAAATTATCGAGGCGGTTATGGATGTAGTAAATAAGAATCAGCAATAA